Below is a window of Quercus robur chromosome 6, dhQueRobu3.1, whole genome shotgun sequence DNA.
GAGACTTGTACCAGGTGCCACTTAGAGTATCATCCGTATCTGTCATGTGAGATGTACCGGGAGTTCAAGGAAGATCCGGATTCTTCCTTGAAGGTGTGGTGCAAGGACAAAGTAAATGTGAAGACCTGTCCTTCATGTGGGTTTACAATCGAGAAGCTTGAAGGATGCAACCACATTGAGTGTAGGTGTGGGAAGCACGTATGCTGGGCCTGCTTGGAGTTCTTTGGAACCGGTGATGACTGCTACTCCCACTTGAGGAGCGTACATGGGTTCATGTGAAGTTAAACTATTGTGTTCATATTAGTATTACCTGTTAAACTATTGTGTTCATATTAGTATTACCTTATTTCTATAGGCTTAAGTTATCAATGTATATAGCCCAAATGTATATATTAGTTGTATACGCGCATGTATTACAGATAAAGGTTGCTGCCCAGACTTGCTTATGTACATGTGTTCAGCGGATGCCTTCATCTCTCGGCAGTAGTCTTCCTCTTTACTGCCGATGCTTATGTACGTGCGTTTAAAAATGGCTgcctttgtttttctctctatccaatcttttcttttttatccagCACTTCCCAAATCCTACTCCTGCAGGCTGAGTTACAAGCggtttcaaaatttatttatttatttattataattcaattgttgGAAATGAGGGAATTTGAACCTGAATGTCTTATTTGGAAACACTGGAAGTTGTTAACCAATTGAGTTACCTCTTGGTTGGTTCCGATTCTTATCAAGGTGGGAGTAATCTAAATTAAGAGTCGGTAGTGGCTGCAAGACAGAAAATTACCACAAAAAaagttccttaattttttttttttttaaatcatttataCAATACAACATTTAACAACCATTTCCTCGTCCCAGTTGTCTATACACAATGTAGGCTGATCGCTCCCTTGTGACAAAGAAGGAACAAATGAAAACATTTAcaaatgttaaaaaaagaaaaaagaaaaacccatctcaaaacAAGTATCTATAACCGAATGCGAAGCCCACACCAACAAATCCCAAACAAAATGCCACAGCCAAAAACCATGTCACACCTCCACCATCCTCATCACCATCCCCCTCTTTCAACAGCTCTTCTGCACCCTTTGATCCCCCACAACCACAACCagtgttttggttttgttgttgtaGCCATTGTGATTGCAACTTTGAAACTTGGAGCTCAAGCAATCTCACCCATTGCCGATAAGCATACAATCTCATTGCCTCCTCTAGCAAAGCATCGGAAAGACAGTTCCTTTCATTAACCAAACTCGCTGCTTTCATTTCAGCCTCTCTTGCACGCGTTTGTGATGACCTTAAGGCCTTCAAAAGCTCCAACTTCTCATTCTCACCGCCACTTCTATAGACGTTAAACTCTTCGTTCTCATCTTCTTTAGCCATCATGCCTCCAAAAACTCTATTCATGGACGACATGACCGTCTTATCTGAGCCTGTAAAAACCTTCATAGGCGGAGGCAGATCACAATTCTGCATGAGGTCAATGCCAGGCTTTTGAGATTGCTCAAgacccatcatcatcatctcgtTCCCATCAGAAGCCTTGGAGTTCAGCTTCTGGTTGTTCAATACCCACCCTGCCATAGGTGATGATTTCATGCATACAATATTTGGTTAATTCTGATTGATTAGCTTGATGGGTTTTGTTCAGAATTTACGAAAGAAAGACTCAAAAAGTGTTTGAAGCGTAGAAGGAAGAGGGGGTTGGTGGTGGAAACGGTGGTTGGATAAATGGGTAAGACTTTAGAGCAATAAATTAGGGAAAAAAGCGTGGCGTGAAGTAATGGGGTAGTACATGTCACATATGGTTTGGTATGCCATGGATACTATATAAATTTCAATATCCTGAGTTACAAGCTGCTTTAAATTAATACCGGGGATTTGGAAATTCGTTGCTTGTGTTGTGTGCTTGGACAAACAAACGTTACAACTTTTTGTCACTGTGCCAAGATTCTAATATCCCCATCTAATCTATGAAAACGAGGCTCGTACTCTTCCCAAATATAAAGCCTTCGAAAAGGACAACTTCTTTTGACTTCTGACTTCTGAGTTAATGTTTCCATTGAGCAGCCCTTGTGAAAATCTTGTGTCCAAAGGCTTAGAGCATCTTCAATAGATGCTCTACCTTTactttttagagaaaaaaagcACGCTATTCACACTAATAGATTCTTCATCTCAATTTTTTAGATTAGTTTTGCTACTGTATTTCTCTACAAATAAAGACCATTgtaatttttactatttatttttcaaatgtttttttctactataataatcaaatattgaataaaaaaatgttggaagatatatagttgttaaaaaaaaaataatgaattaagaatgaataaaaaaataatatttaaataagatagaAAAAAGGATAGAGAATTTGttagaaagtgtatttgaaaaagtaggtggataaaagttaaatattacTGTTCATTGtccaaatagtacaaaaatttgactaattatgCCCTTATTAGTTAAGAAAATGGCTGTCTATAAATTCAGAGCATGGACAAACAAACGTTACAACTTTTTGTCGCTGTGCCAAGATTCTAATATCCCCATCTAATCTATGAAAACGAGGCTCGTACTCTTCCTAAAATATAAAGCCTTCGATTcagcccaaaaaaataatatatagccTTCGAAAAGGACAACTTCTTCTGACTTCTGAGTTAATGTTCCATGTGAAAGGGTTTGGCTGGTTGGACCAAAACTCGTGAAAATCTTGTGTCCAAAGGCTTATTAGTTAAGGAAATGGCCGTTTGTAAATTCAGAGCATGGACTATTTTATTTAGCTTTTATAATTGAAACAAGTAGTCAAATGATCAATTCATGCAtcatatttttagttatttttgtatGGAGTGATTACACTCCCCTGACTTGAGGTttgagaaaatgaaattttactccaaacttgaaaggaaaaaacatttcattcctttatagttttaagaaattaacactctcTCAACTTTTGTTTATATTGGTAAGGAAATATTCTACCCTTATATAATGTTTGAAATCGAGGATAATTTTTAAAAACGCCCTTAAAAgtacacaacattttttatattaatttaacaaaattttggtCAATTAGATGTCAAAGggggaaaatgtttttttgctTCAAGTTTGGGACAAAGTGTCATTTCTCCAAATCTTAAAGGAGAGGAGTGTAATTACCTCTTTTATATTAAAACAACATTAAATTCTATATTTGaatgatattttgaaaaataatattttattcgtTAAGTTATTTCGAATAAATATCCCcactttcttttgattttgtattttgatttgagtttttaagctttttgcttttataattGAAATAAGTAGTCAAAAAGATCAATTCATGCATcctatttttagttattttatattaaaaaaacattaaaatatatatttgaaaaataaaattttatttatttaattcttttgtATACTTGCatatttatgtttaaaatttaaacataaataatagtTCACATCACTATTCACTAGTTCAACCATTAAATCATTTGTTCAACCattgaattaataattaattcatttaatattaaaaaaaaaatctattcaaGAGTACATTAAGAACAAagataaactattaaaaaaaaaatttgcactaAAAAAGTCTAGGaccacaaaatttttcacaatttcatACACAATTGTGATGTGGCAAAATGTGAGTGgtagagaaaaaaatgataagtttaTGTGAAAGTGACAAGTAGCCAATTATTGTCTGTCACGTAAAATAATTGTGATAAAAGTGATGGGGAAGGACAAGTGTAGCTCGTCCTTGTGTTGTCGTCCGCAGAATGCAAGTCACCACAATAGTTGGGCCTGTCCCTACTCGTCCATTGTGTCATTCATGGGTCGTCTTAATCTTTTATGAGAAGCTCGTCTAGACTAAGGAAA
It encodes the following:
- the LOC126689767 gene encoding uncharacterized protein LOC126689767 — its product is MSSMNRVFGGMMAKEDENEEFNVYRSGGENEKLELLKALRSSQTRAREAEMKAASLVNERNCLSDALLEEAMRLYAYRQWVRLLELQVSKLQSQWLQQQNQNTGCGCGGSKGAEELLKEGDGDEDGGGVTWFLAVAFCLGFVGVGFAFGYRYLF